A genomic segment from Lutzomyia longipalpis isolate SR_M1_2022 chromosome 3, ASM2433408v1 encodes:
- the LOC129792638 gene encoding uncharacterized protein LOC129792638 → MSLPFGKIKNLLGASDGGRSSRKVFEKLEPVVGFKMNLVPGNVPTTQESGSQNVASTIPELCVHLIGARHLPATFGLKSVEGYMVMVKLFPGTLRYNSPIETSSWPQFNEIFKFPMGSSTKSSIKRPKNPTNEQTLPQKLFKGHFVVLTVFALLELPPNATFGAGMRQAYRSIRRKGSLLLKDINKSAVPQPEEEISSGEILKLTKSESRRNIGSVTYFLDPKIFNENTKTGIYYSDEFWLPLKDITVTPTSSTITNSINSSTKGQVEVILELHDPIELADDTVSQTSESRSTSSKPWSFSEVKRKMRNVTRKEKVTHTGMSFMITIAKMRCAIKVKEEFENIAGTIYVKMSIFERDILSSTWRSDPFLPSLSTRWNPNDSTIRIPLNNVSDLDHISIKISVATKSKMGKKIVLGTLIMGSQGSCAKLEHWQSMIESRGSPVAMWHNFE, encoded by the exons ATGTCACTGCCATTTGGAAAGATTAAAAACCTCCTTGGAGCATCAGATGGTGGCCGATCTAGTCGTAAAGTCTTTGAGAAATTGGAACCTGTAGTTGGATTTAAAATGAATCTAGTACCTGGGAATGTTCCTACAACACAGGAAAGTGGAAGTCAAAATGTTGCATCAACTATACCCGAACTTTGCGTACATCTCATTGGTGCTCGTCATTTACCCGCAACCTTTGGCCTAAAGTCTGTTGAAGGCTACATGGTAATG GTTAAACTCTTTCCTGGGACACTTCGCTACAATTCACCCATTGAGACATCTTCATGGCCgcaatttaatgaaatctTCAAATTCCCCATGGGCAGCTCTACGAAGAGTTCAATAAAGCGTCCGAAGAATCCCACAAATGAACAAACCCTACCTCAGAAGCTATTTAAGGGGCATTTTGTAGTCCTCACTGTATTTGCTTTATTGGAACTTCCACCAAATGCCACCTTTGGAGCTGGGATGCGACAAGCATACCGATCAATTAGACGAAAAGGAAGCCTTCTCCTTAAAGACATCAACAAATCTGCAGTACCTCAACCTGAAGAAGAAATCTCTAGTggagaaattcttaaattaaccAAAAGTGAATCAAGAAGAAATATTGGATCAGTCACATACTTTCTagatccaaaaattttcaatgaaaacacaaaaacaggaatttattattcagaTGAATTTTGGTTACCACTTAAAGATATTACAGTGACGCCAACAAGTAGCACAATAACCAATTCA aTCAACTCCAGCACCAAAGGACAAGTTGAAGTAATTCTTGAGCTACACGACCCCATTGAACTGGCAGACGACACTGTGTCTCAGACCTCAGAGAGTCGCTCTACGTCTTCTAAACCATGGAGCTTCAGTGAAGTAAAACGTAAAATGCGAAATGTTACGCGCAAGGAGAAAGTCACCCACACTGGGATGTCCTTCATGATAACCATTGCAAAAATGCGCTGTGCAATCAAAGTTAAGGaggaatttgaaaatattgcgGGTACGATCTACGTGAAAATGTCCATCTTCGAGAGGGATATTCTATCCAGCACGTGGCGCAGTGATCCATTTCTTCCATCGCTCTCTACTCGATGGAACCCAAATGATTCCACCATTCGCATTCCACTCAATAACGTCTCAGATCTCGATCACATTTCCATTAAG ATCTCTGTTGCCACCAAAAGCAAGATGGGCAAGAAAATTGTTCTTGGGACACTCATAATGGGTTCGCAAGGAAGCTGTGCAAAATTGGAGCACTGGCAATCGATGATTGAGTCCCGCGGCTCACCAGTAGCCATGTGGCATAATTTTGAATAG